Proteins from one Gibbsiella quercinecans genomic window:
- a CDS encoding ShlB/FhaC/HecB family hemolysin secretion/activation protein — MLVCRKHLWRFAAPLALGGVVFPLSAALFNPAEHNTIEPPPSAAAAQGAELDAREQLRQQQRERVLREQNAPDSDVRLARPSVVLPDYPINEQPCFIINTLRLEGDSAARFQWALDAANGARGRCLGSQGIVLIINKVQNAILARGYVTTRVMAQEQDLTTGVLTLTLQPGRIGDIRFEAPVSWRGQLWNAIPASPGDILNLRDLEQGLENFKRVPSAAADITIVPGEREATSDLRVNWKAGRPVRLNLGLDDSGAKSTGRYLGSATLAVDAPLAQNDLFYANIGKNLFQHGPFGNRSHTLNYFFPIGYWAVSANYNDYTYQQNIPNANEVLSYSGKSDNLQLTVSRLLFRNQAHKTTLNLHAYRKHSSNAVDGIDIGLQQRRTAGWELGVNQRSYLGRATLDVNLNWRRGTGAFGALPAPEEATHSGSARTGILLGDLSVNQPFVWGKQPWRYYTLVRGQWSPNALTPQERMAIAGRYTVRGFDGEQMLSGEKGLLWRNELAWNIGARGHELYLAADYGRVGGPGARHLVGRQLVGSALGMRGAMWGRFGYDLFAGMPLYKPDNFRTSGASAGFSVNLEI; from the coding sequence ATGCTGGTATGCAGGAAGCATCTATGGCGTTTTGCCGCGCCGTTGGCGCTGGGCGGTGTGGTTTTTCCGCTTTCGGCGGCTTTATTCAACCCGGCAGAGCACAACACTATCGAACCGCCGCCTTCTGCCGCCGCCGCACAAGGGGCCGAGCTGGATGCGCGGGAACAATTGCGCCAGCAACAGCGTGAACGCGTGCTGCGCGAACAGAACGCGCCGGATTCCGATGTGCGCCTGGCCCGCCCCAGCGTTGTTTTGCCCGATTACCCCATCAATGAGCAACCCTGCTTCATCATCAATACTCTGCGTCTGGAAGGCGACTCGGCCGCCCGCTTTCAGTGGGCGCTGGATGCCGCAAATGGCGCCAGAGGCCGCTGCCTGGGTAGCCAGGGCATCGTACTGATCATCAACAAAGTGCAGAACGCCATTCTGGCGCGGGGATACGTCACCACCCGCGTGATGGCGCAGGAACAGGATCTGACCACCGGCGTGCTGACGCTCACTCTGCAGCCCGGGCGCATTGGCGATATCCGCTTTGAGGCGCCGGTTTCCTGGCGTGGGCAGCTGTGGAATGCCATTCCGGCCTCGCCGGGCGACATTCTCAACCTGCGGGATCTGGAACAAGGGCTGGAAAACTTCAAACGTGTGCCCAGCGCGGCCGCCGACATCACCATCGTTCCTGGCGAGCGCGAAGCCACCAGTGACCTACGGGTGAACTGGAAAGCGGGCCGCCCGGTGCGGCTTAACCTGGGGCTGGACGACAGCGGTGCAAAAAGCACCGGCCGCTACCTCGGATCTGCGACGTTGGCGGTGGATGCCCCGTTGGCGCAGAACGATCTGTTCTATGCCAATATCGGCAAGAACCTGTTCCAGCACGGGCCGTTCGGCAACCGTTCACACACCCTGAACTACTTTTTCCCGATCGGCTACTGGGCGGTTTCCGCCAACTACAACGACTACACCTATCAGCAGAATATCCCCAATGCGAATGAGGTGCTGAGCTACAGCGGCAAGAGCGACAACCTGCAACTGACGGTGTCCCGGCTGCTGTTTCGCAATCAGGCGCATAAAACCACGCTCAACCTGCACGCCTATCGTAAGCATTCCTCTAATGCGGTGGATGGCATCGACATCGGCCTACAGCAGCGCCGCACCGCCGGCTGGGAGCTGGGCGTTAACCAGCGCAGTTACCTCGGCCGCGCCACGCTGGATGTGAACCTCAATTGGCGCCGCGGCACCGGGGCGTTCGGCGCCTTGCCCGCGCCGGAGGAGGCCACACACAGCGGTAGCGCCCGTACCGGTATTTTGCTTGGCGATCTGAGCGTCAACCAGCCTTTCGTATGGGGCAAACAACCCTGGCGGTATTACACCCTGGTTCGCGGCCAGTGGAGCCCGAACGCGCTGACGCCGCAGGAGCGAATGGCCATCGCCGGGCGTTATACGGTGCGCGGCTTTGACGGCGAACAGATGCTGTCCGGGGAGAAGGGGCTGCTTTGGCGCAATGAGTTGGCGTGGAACATAGGAGCGCGTGGCCATGAGCTGTATCTGGCCGCCGATTATGGGCGCGTCGGCGGCCCCGGCGCTCGGCATCTGGTCGGCCGCCAACTGGTGGGCAGCGCTTTGGGCATGCGGGGGGCGATGTGGGGGCGGTTTGGCTACGATCTGTTCGCCGGTATGCCGCTCTACAAGCCGGATAATTTCCGCACATCCGGTGCGTCGGCTGGCTTTAGCGTCAACCTGGAGATCTGA
- a CDS encoding GNAT family N-acetyltransferase: MQIRKYQEADRPFLRTLYLAARKAAYHWRDTRGYQLEDFDRATLGEDIWVAEQQGKLLGFVSIHRADNFIHNLFVDPHLPPQGVGSALLHHAENTFTHTGSLKCLVKNHKALAFYRKHGWRVIATGEDGDEEYYLLHSPKK; this comes from the coding sequence ATGCAGATAAGAAAATACCAAGAGGCCGATCGCCCATTCCTGCGCACTTTGTATCTGGCAGCCCGCAAGGCCGCCTACCACTGGCGAGATACGCGCGGCTATCAGTTGGAAGACTTTGATCGCGCCACCCTCGGTGAGGATATCTGGGTGGCGGAACAACAAGGCAAGCTGCTGGGGTTTGTTTCCATTCACCGCGCCGACAATTTCATTCACAACCTGTTTGTCGATCCGCACCTGCCGCCACAGGGCGTGGGCAGCGCGCTGCTGCACCACGCCGAAAACACCTTCACCCATACCGGTTCGCTGAAATGCCTGGTAAAAAACCACAAGGCGCTGGCGTTTTACCGCAAGCACGGCTGGCGCGTGATCGCCACCGGGGAAGACGGCGACGAAGAGTATTACCTGCTGCATTCGCCGAAAAAATAA